In the Styela clava chromosome 8, kaStyClav1.hap1.2, whole genome shotgun sequence genome, one interval contains:
- the LOC120345273 gene encoding peroxisome biogenesis factor 10-like yields MSLTPSESLAQISSAQKDEFYLNYLRGLFNDGTKKIFGPQTTIRWNKEIQLLSDMAYFGLTTLGDLQTLGEEYTQIIQVGPTMNRLPSRFSRLIMIALHTLLPYLIDKFLCHLENKLAKSEHLHNHTNLQDMVQKVRLIFNVLNRLHLSAFYLQGIYHTMSKRFAGIQYVKYNLPGMSQQPESSAFKLLGYMSLVQSLIALAMHVISIRNDLKPVISNSEAEKFGISHSSKASIIEEDKPDMKCSLCLEKRNRTTVTPCGHLFCWKCIHSWINTKPECPICRESLKPNKLVCLMNFE; encoded by the coding sequence ATGTCTCTCACGCCTTCAGAATCGTTGGCTCAAATCTCCTCTGCACAAAAAGACGAGTTTTACCTCAATTATCTTAGAGGTCTGTTCAACGATGGCACGAAAAAGATTTTCGGGCCACAAACAACAATAAGATGGAACAAAGAAATCCAATTACTGTCGGATATGGCTTATTTTGGACTCACAACTTTGGGAGACTTGCAGACATTAGGAGAGGAATACACTCAAATTATTCAAGTTGGTCCCACAATGAACCGGCTGCCAAGTCGTTTTAGTAGACTTATAATGATTGCTCTTCATACTTTATTACCATATTTAATTGACAAATTTCTATGCCATCTTGAAAACAAACTTGCAAAAAGCGAACATTTACATAATCATACAAATTTGCAAGATATGGTACAAAAAGTGCGattaattttcaatgttttaaacCGTTTACATTTATCTGCCTTCTATTTGCAAGGGATATATCACACCATGTCAAAACGATTTGCTGGCattcaatatgtaaaatataacCTCCCTGGAATGTCACAGCAGCCTGAAAGCTCGGCTTTTAAGCTACTAGGTTATATGTCCTTAGTACAATCATTGATCGCACTAGCTATGCATGTTATTTCTATTCGCAATGATTTAAAGCCAGTAATAAGCAATAGCGAAGCTGAAAAATTTGGCATCAGTCATTCAAGTAAAGCTTCCATAATTGAAGAAGACAAACCCGATATGAAATGTAGTTTATGTTTAGAAAAGAGAAATCGTACAACTGTGACCCCTTGTGGGCATTTATTTTGTTGGAAATGTATTCATTCCTGGATAAATACGAAACCAGAATGTCCGATTTGTAGAGAAAGCTTGAAGCCAAATAAACTTGTTTGCTTAATGAATTTTGAATGA
- the LOC120345274 gene encoding phosphomannomutase 2-like — translation MGDMTCRNTDVIFLFDVDGTLTAPRQKISNEMKEFMRQIRKKVVVGIVGGSDLSKITEQLGSSADEVANSYDYLFSENGLVAYKDGKLIHEANIQSHLGEELIQKFINFCLKYMANLELPLKRGTFIEFRKGMLNVCPVGRSCSQQERVDFFEYDKKHNIRKDFVETLRKEFKGKGMTFSIGGQISFDVFPDGWDKRYCLKHIEHENFKKIYFFGDKTMPGGNDHEIFEDPKTIGKTVTSPENTREQVESLLKTMSQ, via the coding sequence ATGGGCGATATGACATGCAGAAATACAGACGTTATATTCCTTTTTGATGTTGATGGAACTCTCACAGCGCCTAGGCAAAAAATTTCCAATGAAATGAAAGAGTTCATGCGCCAGATTCGCAAAAAAGTCGTTGTTGGAATTGTTGGCGGTTCCGATCTTTCAAAAATCACCGAACAACTTGGATCTTCTGCTGATGAAGTTGCAAATAGCTATGACTATCTGTTCTCAGAGAATGGACTTGTTGCCTACAAAGATGGGAAACTTATTCATGAAGCGAATATACAATCTCATCTAGGTGAAGAGCTTATTCAAAAGTTTATCAACTTCTGTCTCAAATACATGGCAAATTTAGAGTTGCCACTAAAACGAGGGACTTTTATTGAATTCAGGAAGGGTATGCTCAATGTATGCCCTGTTGGACGTAGCTGCTCACAGCAAGAACGAGTAGATTTCTTTGAGTATGACAAGAAGCACAATATCCGCAAAGACTTTGTTGAAACTCTACGTAAAGAGTTTAAAGGCAAGGGAATGACATTTTCCATTGGTGGACAGATTAGTTTTGATGTTTTTCCAGATGGTTGGGATAAGCGTTATTGTCTAAAACATATTGAACATGaaaattttaagaaaatttatttctttgGTGACAAAACAATGCCAGGTGGGAATGATCACGAAATTTTTGAAGACCCGAAAACAATTGGGAAAACAGTCACTTCACCAGAAAACACAAGAGAGCAGGTTGAGAGCTTGCTCAAAACAATGTCACAGTGA